Proteins encoded in a region of the Vitis riparia cultivar Riparia Gloire de Montpellier isolate 1030 chromosome 7, EGFV_Vit.rip_1.0, whole genome shotgun sequence genome:
- the LOC117917978 gene encoding heat stress transcription factor A-2d-like, protein MNPMYPVKEEFPGSSSSPQSGEPPVVPQPVEGLHDAGPPPFLTKTFDIVDDPASDHVVSWSRAGSSFVVWDPHAFSTNLLPKNFKHNNFSSFVRQLNTYGFRKIDPDRWEFANEGFIRGQRHLLKNIRRRKTPSQAPPPHQALDPCVEVGRFGLDGEVDRLQRDKHVLMMELVKLRQQQQNTRITLQAMEQRLQGTEIKQQQMMNFLARAMQNPAFIQQLVQQKERRKKLVEAISKKRRRPIDQGTSGAGGTESSHGNGLRNPIKIEPLHFTEGNGFEVSELEALAFEMQGLGRPRKELEDHEELDPPESEDKELDEGFWEELLNERFGCPSSLPGAEGEEEEDVNVLAGRFGYLGSSPQ, encoded by the exons ATGAATCCGATGTACCCTGTGAAGGAGGAGTTTCCAGGATCGAGTTCCTCCCCCCAGTCCGGTGAGCCACCGGTAGTGCCACAGCCGGTTGAGGGGCTTCATGATGCGGGTCCTCCGCCATTTCTTACAAAGACATTTGACATTGTGGATGACCCAGCAAGCGATCATGTGGTCTCTTGGAGCAGAGCAGGTAGCAGCTTTGTTGTATGGGACCCCCATGCCTTCTCCACCAATCTCCTCCCCAAAAACTTCAAGCACAATAATTTCTCAAGCTTTGTCAGGCAGCTCAACACTTAT GGTTTTAGAAAGATTGATCCGGACAGATGGGAGTTTGCAAATGAAGGATTCATCAGGGGTCAAAGACATCTCCTAAAGAACATCAGGAGAAGAAAGACACCTTCCCAGGCTCCTCCCCCACATCAAGCTTTGGATCCTTGTGTTGAAGTAGGAAGGTTTGGACTGGATGGAGAAGTCGATCGATTGCAGCGTGACAAGCATGTTCTGATGATGGAATTGGTTAAGCTCAGGCAGCAGCAGCAGAATACTAGAATCACACTCCAAGCAATGGAGCAAAGGCTACAAGGGACAGAGATAAAGCAGCAACAGATGATGAATTTCTTGGCAAGAGCAATGCAGAACCCTGCCTTTATTCAGCAGTTAGTCCAGCAGAAGGAGAGGAGAAAGAAGCTTGTAGAAGCCATTAGTAAGAAGAGAAGAAGGCCTATTGATCAAGGGACTAGTGGAGCTGGAGGCACTGAATCCAGCCATGGCAATGGATTGAGGAACCCCATTAAGATTGAGCCTCTACATTTCACAGAAGGAAATGGCTTTGAAGTTTCAGAGCTAGAGGCACTTGCTTTTGAAATGCAAGGGTTGGGTAGACCAAGAAAGGAGCTAGAGGATCATGAAGAGCTAGACCCTCCTGAAAGTGAAGATAAAGAACTTGATGAGGGGTTCTGGGAAGAACTATTGAATGAGAGATTTGGCTGTCCATCAAGCCTACCTGGTGCTgaaggagaggaagaagaagatgtgaATGTCCTGGCTGGCCGATTTGGTTACCTGGGCTCCAGCCCACAGTAG